A single genomic interval of Stieleria maiorica harbors:
- a CDS encoding glycosyltransferase family 2 protein → MNSGNLNCPFRIHPRRQGNGEIATCGLVQQLLQTESNGGTDDACQVSRDACEACSGSTPVASSFVNGVFPSILNEACTRFLHGRSSDDGPQTRRATELLQISEAAVLGELVAGERRLPSCDVYLCCDDASAATRRSIESVLAQQNAAVNLHLILNGPRAQILASDYATTWNVHLHRLATATSLFAAVHELAPTACSEFLALQHADAVAMPNRIANAVGELCRMGADAIGSPLLTPAGEVAATEPTDAYQASIPWPTLVMRRSAFIDLGGFADRKSDPDLEWIHRAKRSGAKIRVMPLPSVELHRDWQPPKAVAPPAYVERLGSLRHHAIGYPQSTVPCDVVIPVYGQLDFVAQAIESIIQQQDAEPIVHLIDDRGPENVDALFRYWGSLPNVRLYRNRKNVGQYVSFNNVSPYFETDFVAVQDGDDISLPHRLETTVNLLERSDADFFAATMEQFAASDAEEAIVDRQRFRRSHIPYGNQMQYFAMNPTACFRVAMFRRLGGYSDFGDRDRNRCGLDSEFMIRASHSAVRFAISSSVVTRYRVHPQSATRNSETGFGTDVRTFSLQECRRRAGLYQRAAFDPRSFGALGRYRDVTERVISVS, encoded by the coding sequence ATGAATTCCGGAAACCTGAATTGCCCGTTCCGCATCCATCCACGCCGTCAAGGGAACGGCGAGATCGCGACGTGTGGGTTGGTTCAACAGTTATTGCAGACCGAATCGAACGGTGGGACGGATGATGCGTGTCAGGTGTCGCGCGACGCTTGCGAGGCTTGCTCGGGATCCACTCCGGTCGCCAGCAGCTTTGTCAACGGAGTCTTTCCGTCGATCCTGAATGAAGCCTGCACACGGTTTCTGCACGGCAGGTCATCGGACGACGGTCCCCAGACGCGACGGGCGACCGAATTGTTGCAGATCAGCGAAGCGGCGGTCTTGGGGGAATTGGTGGCGGGCGAGCGGCGATTGCCCAGCTGCGACGTCTACCTGTGTTGCGACGATGCTTCGGCGGCGACGCGACGGTCGATTGAAAGTGTACTCGCCCAACAAAACGCCGCGGTCAATCTTCATTTGATTCTCAATGGCCCGCGTGCCCAGATTCTGGCAAGCGACTACGCGACGACCTGGAATGTGCATCTTCATCGCCTTGCAACCGCGACCAGTCTGTTCGCGGCTGTCCACGAATTGGCCCCCACGGCGTGCAGCGAGTTCCTTGCATTGCAGCACGCCGATGCAGTCGCCATGCCCAATCGCATCGCCAACGCGGTCGGCGAATTGTGTCGCATGGGAGCCGACGCGATCGGATCGCCGCTGTTGACGCCCGCGGGGGAAGTCGCGGCAACGGAGCCGACGGATGCGTATCAGGCATCGATCCCGTGGCCCACGCTGGTCATGCGTCGCAGTGCGTTCATTGATTTAGGTGGGTTTGCGGACCGAAAGTCCGATCCGGATCTGGAATGGATCCATCGAGCCAAACGATCCGGCGCGAAAATTCGTGTGATGCCGTTACCGTCTGTCGAACTGCACCGGGATTGGCAGCCGCCGAAAGCTGTCGCGCCCCCGGCCTATGTCGAACGCTTGGGATCGCTTCGACATCACGCGATCGGGTACCCGCAATCGACGGTTCCATGCGACGTCGTGATCCCGGTCTATGGGCAGTTGGACTTTGTCGCGCAGGCGATCGAGAGCATCATCCAGCAGCAGGACGCCGAGCCGATCGTTCATTTGATCGACGATCGGGGACCGGAAAATGTCGATGCACTGTTTCGCTACTGGGGATCACTGCCGAATGTCCGGCTGTATCGCAATCGAAAGAATGTGGGGCAATACGTTTCATTCAACAATGTGTCACCCTACTTTGAAACCGATTTCGTCGCCGTCCAAGACGGTGACGACATCAGTTTGCCGCATCGGCTGGAGACGACCGTCAATCTGCTTGAACGGTCTGACGCCGACTTTTTCGCGGCGACGATGGAGCAATTCGCAGCCTCGGACGCCGAAGAAGCGATTGTGGATCGTCAGCGGTTTCGTCGCTCCCACATTCCGTACGGCAACCAAATGCAATACTTTGCGATGAATCCGACCGCCTGTTTCCGCGTCGCGATGTTTCGGCGATTGGGCGGGTACAGCGACTTCGGTGATCGCGACCGTAATCGCTGTGGATTGGATTCGGAATTCATGATCCGCGCGTCTCATTCGGCCGTGCGTTTCGCGATTTCGAGTTCCGTCGTCACGCGTTACCGCGTCCATCCACAGTCGGCGACACGAAATAGTGAAACGGGATTCGGAACGGACGTCCGAACATTTTCGCTTCAGGAATGTCGCCGGCGGGCCGGGCTGTATCAACGAGCCGCGTTCGATCCCCGTTCCTTCGGCGCGTTGGGCAGATACCGCGACGTGACCGAACGGGTGATATCGGTTTCCTGA
- a CDS encoding DUF1598 domain-containing protein, which yields MPVSSSIRCIAARYARGAVVVLVLFLAAAQIGTAPIAAAQGIAAIQNVSSTPFVTGITPIIGSRGGVGGVWVDADGVVGRVGHDDLGQLRASWSQVADAIDGVGDAESDFRVVSLARLDRALARRLGEGKPITPDMAFLAGLRRIEYVFAVPPATPVPGGAATGGDILIAGPGGPWKANQAGEVVGVADGRAVLRLDDLMDALRIGTDGVNRQISCSIEPTDDGLRQYARVQARLRTFTPKAAGTLEKAIGHQQVLINGIAPDSHFAHVMLAADYAMKRLAMGLDAAPIDSMPSYLELLQRQKQGSQVTSPRWWMATDYDPLRCTPDRLAWQIRGRAVRTMTQDSLLTTDGRRTNLDTGNPLAQQWSDTMTDRYDELSTAMPVFADLRNCFDLAVLGALMANEGLPVRADCQFEVLTDASRLTGPRYHVPKTIPSVASTLRGRQGWIISVSGGVSIDAWSVVNQTETDQAIATMRSKAIEVTAIQGTAIQGTAQRWWW from the coding sequence ATGCCTGTCTCTTCTTCGATTCGTTGCATCGCTGCACGGTACGCTCGCGGGGCGGTCGTGGTGCTGGTGCTGTTTCTTGCCGCCGCACAAATTGGCACCGCACCGATTGCCGCCGCACAGGGCATCGCGGCGATCCAAAATGTTTCCAGCACACCGTTTGTCACCGGGATCACTCCGATCATTGGATCGCGCGGTGGAGTCGGAGGCGTCTGGGTCGATGCGGATGGCGTCGTCGGTCGGGTCGGACACGACGATCTGGGTCAGCTACGCGCGTCCTGGTCGCAGGTCGCCGACGCGATCGATGGGGTGGGCGACGCGGAGTCCGACTTTCGCGTCGTTTCACTCGCCCGGTTGGACCGCGCGTTGGCACGGCGACTGGGCGAGGGGAAACCGATCACGCCCGACATGGCGTTTCTTGCCGGGCTACGTCGCATCGAATACGTCTTTGCGGTTCCTCCCGCCACGCCTGTTCCAGGCGGTGCGGCGACCGGCGGCGACATTTTGATCGCCGGTCCCGGCGGGCCATGGAAAGCCAACCAGGCCGGCGAGGTCGTTGGCGTTGCCGATGGTCGTGCCGTGCTTCGATTGGACGACTTGATGGATGCCCTGCGAATTGGAACCGACGGCGTCAACCGCCAGATCAGTTGCTCGATCGAACCGACCGACGACGGATTGCGGCAGTACGCCCGCGTCCAGGCAAGACTGCGAACGTTCACCCCCAAAGCGGCCGGGACGTTGGAAAAAGCGATCGGGCACCAGCAGGTGTTGATCAATGGAATCGCCCCTGACAGCCACTTCGCCCACGTCATGTTGGCCGCCGACTACGCCATGAAACGTCTGGCGATGGGCTTGGACGCCGCGCCGATCGATTCCATGCCCAGCTATCTGGAATTGTTGCAACGTCAGAAACAGGGAAGTCAAGTGACTTCGCCTCGCTGGTGGATGGCAACCGATTACGATCCGTTGCGTTGCACGCCGGACCGCTTGGCATGGCAGATTCGTGGACGTGCCGTCCGCACCATGACCCAAGACAGCCTGTTAACCACCGACGGCCGCCGCACCAACCTGGATACTGGAAACCCGCTGGCACAACAGTGGTCCGACACCATGACCGACCGCTATGACGAACTCTCGACCGCAATGCCGGTGTTCGCCGATTTGCGAAACTGTTTCGACTTGGCAGTGCTCGGGGCGTTGATGGCCAACGAAGGATTGCCGGTCCGCGCGGATTGTCAATTCGAAGTGCTGACCGATGCAAGCCGGCTGACCGGGCCGCGCTATCACGTCCCCAAAACGATTCCCTCCGTGGCATCCACGCTCCGGGGACGACAAGGATGGATCATCAGCGTGTCCGGTGGCGTCTCGATCGATGCCTGGTCGGTCGTCAATCAAACGGAGACCGACCAGGCAATCGCGACGATGCGTTCCAAAGCAATCGAAGTGACAGCGATCCAGGGAACAGCGATCCAGGGGACAGCACAACGTTGGTGGTGGTAG
- a CDS encoding sulfatase-like hydrolase/transferase yields the protein MRHRFTLVVLIGLFTTLSAAPTLRCVAGKPNLLIVTVDDMSCDSVGAFGCELEGTTPNIDALAAAGLRYHHAHVQVGNCYPSRNVMFSGRYPHNTGVEGFYQVKDPDYPHMVDLMKQGGYFVAIRGKVSHSTPYQPYGWDADLTILDGEKQDMKNAESYYKSTRRGIALAKQAGKPFCININISDPHKPFYAMGKQGAIVQDENVPSRIFTADEVPIPGFLFDHPDVRLELAHYYSSVRRADDCFAAVMKALRESGQDEQTVVIFLSDHGMPLPFAKTALWNHSTRTPWIVRWPGVTALVVIHKFLMMY from the coding sequence ATGCGTCATCGATTCACCCTCGTGGTCTTGATCGGACTGTTTACCACGCTGTCCGCCGCCCCGACCCTCCGTTGTGTCGCCGGAAAACCGAACCTGTTGATCGTTACGGTCGACGACATGAGTTGCGATTCGGTCGGCGCGTTCGGCTGCGAGCTTGAGGGCACGACGCCGAACATCGACGCGCTGGCCGCGGCGGGTTTGCGCTACCATCACGCGCATGTGCAAGTCGGTAACTGTTACCCCTCACGCAACGTGATGTTCTCCGGACGCTACCCGCACAACACCGGGGTCGAGGGGTTTTATCAAGTCAAAGATCCCGACTATCCGCACATGGTTGACCTGATGAAACAGGGCGGGTACTTCGTCGCCATTCGCGGCAAGGTCTCTCATTCGACTCCCTATCAACCCTATGGCTGGGATGCGGACCTGACGATTCTGGACGGCGAGAAACAGGACATGAAGAATGCAGAGTCGTATTACAAATCGACTCGCCGTGGGATCGCATTGGCGAAGCAGGCCGGCAAACCGTTCTGCATCAACATCAACATTTCTGATCCGCACAAGCCGTTTTACGCGATGGGCAAGCAGGGGGCGATTGTCCAGGACGAGAACGTCCCGTCACGGATCTTCACCGCCGACGAGGTCCCGATCCCCGGGTTCCTGTTTGATCATCCCGATGTTCGTTTGGAATTGGCGCACTACTATTCGTCGGTACGTCGCGCGGACGATTGTTTCGCGGCCGTCATGAAAGCGCTGCGTGAGTCGGGGCAAGACGAACAAACCGTCGTGATCTTCCTGTCCGATCACGGGATGCCGTTGCCGTTTGCAAAAACGGCACTTTGGAATCACAGCACGCGGACCCCGTGGATCGTCCGCTGGCCCGGTGTCACAGCCCTCGTTGTTATACACAAATTTTTGATGATGTATTGA
- a CDS encoding IS4 family transposase, which yields MVSQWVIDELETVDLGDKRRNERLAEVLSAMAGLPSKSIPAAVGAGHNETTAAYRLFDNDAICFEDILAPHIDACYKRLAEQEVVILAHDTTELDLTKPNTQVEGAGPLDGSSRYGELLHPLMAFTPTGTPLGTVAAELWTREEGPSKADDRKKVPIEEKESLRWLENHREAQLIASEHPETQVVCVADSEADIFEVIECNSDSPKNFWWIIRSCYDRSIVNQHGRPSGNLHEKLAASKVRYTKAITIRSHQPKLACDKRARNQPREARQCELEVRATTLTLKNPYRPDRHLRPTKVNAIWAHEIDPPEGDTPISWLLLTNMPISNKEEIELVLSYYCIRWLIEVFFRTLKSGTRIEAKRFEKIERFERCLAVSMILAWRTFYSVRIGRECPDVSCEAVFVADEWQPVYKIVTGEDPPKKPPTLKEIVRMIARLGGYIDRPRHDEPGTDTVMRGMERLYDISSCWRSFGPNATRSGE from the coding sequence ATGGTGAGCCAATGGGTGATTGACGAATTAGAAACGGTGGATCTTGGCGACAAGAGACGAAATGAACGACTTGCCGAAGTGCTCTCCGCCATGGCTGGTTTGCCGAGCAAGAGCATTCCTGCTGCAGTCGGCGCAGGACACAACGAAACAACGGCAGCCTACCGACTTTTTGATAACGATGCGATCTGCTTTGAGGACATTTTAGCGCCCCATATAGATGCCTGCTATAAGCGTCTTGCTGAGCAAGAAGTTGTCATCTTGGCTCACGATACGACGGAACTGGATTTGACGAAACCTAACACGCAAGTAGAAGGGGCCGGTCCGCTAGATGGCAGTTCACGCTACGGCGAGTTGCTTCACCCGCTGATGGCGTTCACTCCCACCGGCACGCCCTTAGGAACCGTTGCAGCGGAACTTTGGACTCGCGAGGAAGGTCCGTCAAAAGCCGATGATCGAAAGAAAGTGCCGATTGAAGAGAAGGAGTCTCTGCGATGGCTTGAAAACCACCGCGAAGCACAGTTAATCGCTAGCGAGCACCCCGAAACGCAAGTTGTCTGCGTGGCTGACAGCGAAGCGGACATCTTTGAAGTCATCGAGTGTAATTCCGATTCTCCAAAGAACTTTTGGTGGATTATTCGCAGTTGCTATGACCGTTCGATCGTTAATCAGCACGGTCGGCCATCAGGAAATCTGCATGAAAAACTCGCCGCGAGCAAAGTACGCTACACCAAAGCGATAACGATTCGTTCGCACCAACCCAAGTTAGCCTGTGACAAACGAGCACGCAATCAACCGCGAGAGGCACGCCAATGCGAACTCGAGGTGCGTGCAACGACGCTGACACTGAAGAACCCCTATCGGCCCGATCGACACCTACGGCCCACGAAAGTCAACGCGATTTGGGCTCACGAGATCGATCCGCCTGAAGGGGATACGCCTATCAGTTGGCTGTTGCTGACCAATATGCCGATTTCGAACAAGGAAGAGATTGAGCTGGTGTTGTCTTACTACTGCATTCGCTGGTTGATCGAAGTATTCTTCCGAACTCTCAAATCAGGCACTCGCATCGAAGCAAAGCGGTTTGAAAAGATCGAACGATTCGAGCGTTGTCTCGCTGTTTCGATGATCTTGGCGTGGCGAACGTTCTACAGCGTGCGGATCGGTCGCGAATGTCCAGACGTCAGCTGTGAAGCAGTATTCGTAGCCGACGAATGGCAGCCGGTATACAAGATCGTCACCGGGGAAGATCCGCCAAAGAAACCACCGACGTTGAAGGAGATCGTCCGCATGATCGCTCGGCTTGGCGGCTACATCGACCGACCACGACATGACGAGCCTGGCACCGATACGGTCATGCGCGGCATGGAACGACTCTACGACATCAGTAGTTGTTGGCGAAGCTTTGGTCCAAATGCAACCAGATCAGGGGAATGA
- a CDS encoding 3-keto-disaccharide hydrolase yields MRSLSMSHRSFVRLSALLLTVSVCISPAALAHEGAHAIFDGKSLDGWEVRPEKDTADHWKVEDGKIVCENENQKGSVLWTTKNYKDYEIELDYQTSSEYYDTGVMLRGDGHQVQLGISGSLKKDMSACVYAPSDKRGSYPGVSEKGTEVLKLGQWNHLRVVLTGKRIQTFHNGEPCVDYTGVAINDEGPIGLQLHGGHHMKIQFKNIKVKEL; encoded by the coding sequence ATGAGATCACTTTCAATGTCGCACCGTTCGTTCGTCCGCCTTTCCGCGTTGCTTTTGACCGTCTCCGTTTGCATCAGCCCGGCGGCACTCGCCCACGAGGGAGCGCATGCCATCTTTGACGGAAAGTCGCTCGACGGCTGGGAAGTCCGTCCGGAGAAGGACACCGCAGACCATTGGAAAGTCGAAGACGGCAAGATCGTTTGCGAGAACGAAAACCAAAAGGGATCGGTGCTCTGGACGACCAAGAACTACAAGGATTACGAAATCGAACTCGACTACCAAACCTCCTCGGAGTACTACGACACCGGCGTTATGCTGCGCGGAGACGGCCACCAGGTCCAATTGGGAATCTCCGGCAGCTTGAAAAAGGACATGTCGGCGTGCGTCTATGCGCCCAGTGACAAACGCGGCAGCTATCCCGGCGTCTCGGAAAAGGGGACGGAGGTCTTAAAACTCGGCCAGTGGAACCATTTGCGAGTTGTGTTGACCGGCAAGCGAATCCAAACGTTTCACAACGGAGAGCCCTGTGTGGATTACACCGGTGTGGCGATCAATGATGAAGGCCCGATCGGGTTGCAGCTGCACGGTGGACACCACATGAAGATTCAGTTCAAGAATATCAAGGTGAAAGAGCTGTAG
- a CDS encoding PIG-L deacetylase family protein, protein MRFLLLLCFAAITLPAGHRLFGQETSQPLRIICFGAHPDDAEYKSGGTAALWAALGHKVKLVSVTNGDIGHWSMAGGPLATRRAAESAKVAERLGVVSEVLDIHDGELEPTLENRRKITVLIRQWDADIVISHRPWDYHPDHRYTGVLVQDAAYMVAVPFFCPTTPPLKKNPVFLYSSDRFQKPYSFEADIVVDVDSVFEQKVDALTALVSQTFEGGALGSAETMAAAPPESKPQLRREWLREKWVSRQSAEANRFRSGLIKWYGETHAQQVKYAEAFEICEYGRQPSDDEIRQLFPFLPASNE, encoded by the coding sequence ATGCGTTTTTTGTTGCTCTTGTGTTTCGCCGCGATCACGTTACCCGCCGGCCACCGATTATTCGGTCAAGAAACGTCGCAGCCATTGAGAATCATTTGTTTCGGTGCCCATCCCGACGACGCGGAATACAAGAGTGGCGGGACGGCGGCGTTGTGGGCGGCGTTGGGTCACAAGGTCAAATTGGTTTCGGTCACCAACGGCGACATCGGTCACTGGAGCATGGCGGGCGGTCCGTTGGCCACGCGCCGTGCCGCCGAATCGGCCAAGGTTGCCGAGCGACTGGGGGTCGTCAGCGAGGTGCTGGACATCCACGACGGCGAACTGGAACCGACACTGGAAAACCGCCGCAAGATCACCGTCTTGATCCGGCAGTGGGACGCCGACATCGTGATCTCGCACCGGCCCTGGGACTACCACCCCGATCACCGTTACACCGGCGTGCTGGTCCAGGATGCCGCCTACATGGTCGCCGTCCCGTTCTTTTGCCCGACGACGCCGCCGCTAAAAAAGAACCCTGTCTTCCTGTACTCCAGCGATCGGTTTCAAAAACCTTACTCCTTCGAGGCCGACATCGTCGTGGATGTCGACAGTGTGTTCGAGCAGAAAGTCGACGCGCTGACCGCACTGGTTTCTCAAACCTTTGAAGGCGGCGCGTTGGGAAGCGCCGAGACGATGGCCGCCGCTCCGCCGGAATCCAAGCCGCAGCTCCGCCGAGAATGGCTGCGCGAAAAATGGGTCAGCCGCCAGTCGGCCGAAGCCAATCGATTTCGCAGCGGGTTGATCAAATGGTACGGCGAAACGCATGCGCAGCAGGTCAAGTATGCCGAAGCGTTCGAGATCTGCGAGTACGGCCGCCAGCCCAGCGACGACGAGATCCGCCAACTGTTTCCGTTCCTGCCGGCATCGAACGAGTAG
- a CDS encoding sulfatase/phosphatase domain-containing protein: protein MYNNEVTAPGAIDTNHMISAVDLLPTLLDIAGIDHPDGFDGRSFLPTLRGEQQSGRDMVFKVYNENSGGNRSPMRSVQSKRFGYLFNPWSDGKRVFRTATTGTLSYRAMVKLAPTDPQIAARLELFQHGVPEEFYDYENDPDALVNLIDDPKYADDIATHRAAMRRFMVDSGDHALAALEHRSDKQFVSDYVDKVQAEADARRAKRRGNNAKTKPNPKLFQWQVPAQAIPGRSFTVSIAHRLPESLGEQNFHVTIKDAGGKRIERIVRSASGQGKLEVTFQIPERLSGKKISAAAFVGEEFSNNLMYRTVSDIKINGPANPQ from the coding sequence GTGTATAACAACGAGGTCACAGCCCCCGGCGCGATCGACACGAACCACATGATTTCCGCCGTCGATCTGTTGCCGACCCTGCTGGACATCGCCGGAATCGATCATCCCGACGGTTTTGACGGTCGGTCTTTTTTGCCGACACTGCGCGGCGAGCAACAATCCGGTCGCGACATGGTCTTCAAGGTCTACAACGAAAACTCTGGCGGAAACCGCAGCCCGATGCGTAGCGTCCAATCCAAACGCTTCGGTTACCTTTTCAATCCCTGGTCCGACGGTAAACGTGTCTTCCGGACCGCAACGACCGGGACGCTGTCCTATCGAGCGATGGTCAAACTGGCTCCGACCGATCCGCAAATCGCCGCTCGGTTGGAATTGTTTCAGCACGGCGTTCCCGAAGAGTTTTATGATTACGAAAACGACCCCGATGCGCTCGTCAATTTGATCGATGACCCCAAGTACGCCGACGACATTGCCACGCACCGCGCGGCGATGCGACGATTCATGGTCGATTCGGGCGACCACGCCCTTGCCGCACTGGAGCATCGCAGCGACAAACAGTTCGTCAGCGACTATGTCGACAAAGTGCAAGCCGAAGCGGACGCGCGGCGGGCGAAACGGCGCGGTAACAATGCCAAAACCAAGCCGAATCCCAAACTGTTTCAGTGGCAGGTCCCTGCACAGGCAATACCGGGCAGATCGTTCACCGTCTCCATCGCTCACCGGTTACCCGAATCTTTGGGGGAACAGAACTTTCACGTCACGATCAAAGACGCCGGCGGGAAACGGATCGAGCGAATCGTTCGCTCTGCATCGGGACAGGGCAAACTGGAGGTGACGTTCCAGATCCCCGAGCGGTTGTCCGGGAAAAAAATCTCTGCCGCGGCGTTCGTCGGTGAGGAGTTTTCCAACAACCTGATGTATCGAACGGTCAGCGACATCAAGATTAACGGTCCAGCAAATCCCCAATGA